The Neurospora crassa OR74A linkage group V, whole genome shotgun sequence sequence GCCGAAGAAACCATGCGCTCCATCCCCGTCGACGACCGCCTGACCATCGCCAACATGACCACCGAATGGGGCGCCCTCTCCGGTCTCTTCCCCATCGACGCCGTCCTGGCCTCCTGGATGCGCGCCAAGGCCACCGTCACCGCCATGGAACACCCCGAGCTGGGCGACAAGGCCAAGTTCACCCACGCCAAGATCGACGCCCTTCTCGAGAACCCTCTGGTTGCCGACCCCGGCGCCACTTACGCCAAACAGCTCTACCTCAACCTGTCcaccctctcccccttcgtCGCCGGCCCCAACTCCGTCAAGATCGCTACTCCCCTCAAGGACCTCGAGGCCCAAAACCTCAAGCTCGACAAGGCGTACCTCGTCTCGTGCACCAACTCGCGCGCCTCCgacatcgccgccgccgcccgcgtGTTCAAGGACGCCGCTGCTGACAACAACGGTGTCATCCCCAAGGTCGCTCCCGGCGTCAAGTTCTacatcgccgccgcctccctcctcgAGCAAAAGCAAGCCGAAGACTCGGGCGACTGGCAAGTCCTTCTCGATGCTGGCGCCGAGCCTTTGCCCTCCGGCTGCGGCCCCTGCATCGGTCTGGGCACCGGTCTGTTGGAGCCCGGTGAGATCGGCATCTCTGCTTCCAACCGTAACTTCAAGGGCCGCATGGGTTCCACCGACGCCAAGGCCTACCTCGCCTCGCCCGAAGTCGTCGCTGCTTCTGCTCTGAAGGGCAAGATCGCCGGTCCCGGTTGGTACCAAAAGCCCGAGGGTGTCGAGAAGGTAATCATCGGCGAAGGCAACGGTGTCGTTGAGCAAGACAAGGCCATGTCCATTGAAGACGCTCTCGACAAGATCATTGCCGAGGCCGAGTCGCTCATCGCCAACGCCGAGGCTGGCCTCACTCCCGAGtccacctcttcttcttcttcttcttcttcgtcgtcggaaGAAGAATCCCTCACTGAAATCCTCCCCGGCTTCCCCGAAGCCATTTCCGGCGAAATCATCTTCTGCGACGccgacaacatcaacacgGACGGCATCTACCCCGGCAAATACACCTACCAGGACAACATCACCCCGGCCAAGATGGCCGAAGTCTGCATGGAGAACTACGATGCCTCCTTTGGCTCCATCGCGCGCGCCGGCGACATTCTCGTGACAGGCTTCAACTTTGGCTGCGGTTCCTCGCGTGAGCAAGCGGCGACCGCCATCCTAGCAAAGCAAATCCCGCTGGTGGTCAGCGGCAGTTTCGGCAACATCTTTAGCAGGAACTCCATCAACAACGCGCTGATGGGCGTCGAGGTGCCCAAGCTGGTTCAGCGACTCCGTGAAGAATTCGGCGACAAGGTGGCTACTAGACGCACCGGGTGGAAGTTGACGTGGGATGTGCGACGCAGCAAGGTGGTTGTCGAAGAGGCGTCAGGCAAGAAGTGGGAGCAAAAGGTGGGCGAGTTGCCGCCGAATGTGCAGGAGATTATTGCCAGGGGAGGATTGGAGAAGTGGGTCAAGAGTCAGATTGAGGCTTGATCTCTCTGCCTTTTTCAGTTCAATTGTAGGGTACCTAGATGAGTGACTGGATAGATAAAAAGTACCTTACGGGACGGTACAGTACAGGGGAGGTACAGCATAGTTCCCGGTAGTAGAGGTATAGTAAGTAGATGGGATACCTAgatttgaagaagaagaaggagacacaaagaataaaaaaaaaaaaaaattcagAAATGATATCCCTTGTATCACACCATCCTAAATTATGCAGATCTCTTCTGATTTCACAGGACGTAATTGAAAAAGTTCGGTTGTTTGTTTTCAAGTAGAACCAAGAAGTGGGTGAATGGGTGTGCAACTCGTTTTTTTTGGGCGTTGCTCACGGTTATGGGtagagtacctaggtagaagggagtgagtgagtggatTCCTGGTTTGATCAGGCTAACTAACCTACGGTTTCTTCACCGTGACCACTGGTTAGACCTACTAAATACTGCAGCAGAATCCATCATATACACCATTGCACCTTCCACAACGCCCTTCTCCCCTCCCAAGGCCGATACCACGCGGCCAAAGTCCATTATTGTGTCTCCAATCCCCCAAAAAACCTCGTCATCAGGTAGCTTGGGTAATACACTTGTGTTGATGGCAGGCAGTTAGTAGAGAAAACTCCGAAGTACAGACACCACACCCCGTCGGCAGAggtaaagaattaaaaaaaggGGTCAACTCTGAATGAT is a genomic window containing:
- the lys-6 gene encoding homoaconitase, which produces MIHPVRRALAVAASRAPRQFLAAASRTTSVRSVRAAAASGSYYSTTSRRLQDAFPSQLENLASSTLPKVVPQVPQTLTEKIVQRYSVGLAPGKKVKSGDYVTLQPHHCMTHDNSWPVAMKFMSIGASKIHDNRQVVMTLDHDVQNKSEANLKKYRQIEEFANTHGVDFYPAGRGIGHQIMVEEGYAWPGTVTVASDSHSNMYGGVGCLGTPMVRTDAASIWATGKTWWQIPPIAKVTFTGLLPPGVTGKDVIVALCGLFNNDDVLNHAIEFTGAEETMRSIPVDDRLTIANMTTEWGALSGLFPIDAVLASWMRAKATVTAMEHPELGDKAKFTHAKIDALLENPLVADPGATYAKQLYLNLSTLSPFVAGPNSVKIATPLKDLEAQNLKLDKAYLVSCTNSRASDIAAAARVFKDAAADNNGVIPKVAPGVKFYIAAASLLEQKQAEDSGDWQVLLDAGAEPLPSGCGPCIGLGTGLLEPGEIGISASNRNFKGRMGSTDAKAYLASPEVVAASALKGKIAGPGWYQKPEGVEKVIIGEGNGVVEQDKAMSIEDALDKIIAEAESLIANAEAGLTPESTSSSSSSSSSSEEESLTEILPGFPEAISGEIIFCDADNINTDGIYPGKYTYQDNITPAKMAEVCMENYDASFGSIARAGDILVTGFNFGCGSSREQAATAILAKQIPLVVSGSFGNIFSRNSINNALMGVEVPKLVQRLREEFGDKVATRRTGWKLTWDVRRSKVVVEEASGKKWEQKVGELPPNVQEIIARGGLEKWVKSQIEA